The Pricia mediterranea genome includes a window with the following:
- a CDS encoding APC family permease, translated as MAQYKKNSLSLTGAVSLGTGVMIGAGIFALLGQVAELSGQWFPYAFLVGAIISGFSAYTYVKLSNAYPSAGGIATYLKKIYGKGAVTASGALLMALSMVINESLVARTFGSYTLQLFDINDNSVWVPILGVLLLIVAFLINISGNTIIGKSSFAMAVLKIGGIAIFAIGGLWAAGFSFSEVVPSESLKEYPITNYLGALALSILAYKGFTTITNSGEEITNPNKNVGRAIILSLAICTVVYLLVAFAVSSNLTIEEIIKAKDYSLAEASRPAFGKYGLWFTVGIAIIATISGVVASIFAVSRMTTMLTQMNLIPHKHFGLPGKLQKHMLIYTVVLALTMTILFDLKRIASLGAIFYLIMDIGIHWGVLKNMRKDINARVSILYTAILLDCIVLAAFLWIKASSDLLVVIVAAILMVLIFLGEKWFLKNKSEEKEK; from the coding sequence ATGGCACAATACAAGAAAAATAGTTTGAGTTTAACCGGAGCGGTGTCGCTTGGTACAGGTGTTATGATAGGTGCAGGAATATTTGCCTTATTAGGACAGGTAGCTGAGTTATCAGGGCAATGGTTTCCGTATGCTTTTCTTGTAGGTGCTATCATTTCAGGATTTAGTGCATATACGTATGTGAAACTTTCCAATGCGTATCCATCTGCTGGCGGTATTGCTACCTATCTAAAAAAGATATATGGTAAAGGTGCGGTTACAGCTTCAGGAGCGTTGCTAATGGCACTTTCAATGGTCATCAATGAAAGTTTGGTAGCACGTACATTTGGTTCGTACACGCTTCAGTTATTTGATATTAATGACAATAGTGTTTGGGTGCCAATACTTGGGGTATTGCTATTAATCGTTGCTTTTTTAATTAATATTTCTGGCAATACTATTATCGGTAAATCATCCTTTGCGATGGCGGTCTTAAAAATTGGAGGGATAGCAATATTTGCTATTGGTGGATTATGGGCGGCAGGATTTTCATTTTCTGAAGTTGTCCCTTCAGAGAGTTTGAAGGAATACCCTATTACCAATTATTTAGGAGCCTTGGCCCTTTCAATCTTAGCTTATAAGGGCTTTACTACGATTACAAATAGTGGTGAAGAAATCACCAATCCCAATAAAAATGTAGGACGTGCTATAATTCTATCACTTGCTATCTGTACCGTGGTATATCTACTTGTTGCATTTGCTGTTTCTTCTAATCTTACTATTGAAGAGATAATCAAAGCTAAGGACTATTCTTTGGCCGAGGCATCAAGGCCGGCTTTCGGAAAGTACGGATTGTGGTTCACCGTGGGTATTGCAATCATAGCTACTATCTCAGGAGTGGTGGCAAGCATTTTTGCAGTGTCAAGGATGACTACAATGCTAACTCAGATGAATCTAATTCCCCATAAACATTTTGGGCTACCAGGTAAGTTGCAAAAACATATGCTCATTTATACTGTGGTATTGGCACTCACAATGACCATTCTTTTTGACCTTAAAAGAATTGCATCATTAGGTGCTATTTTCTATCTAATTATGGATATAGGAATTCATTGGGGCGTACTTAAAAATATGAGAAAAGACATAAACGCCCGTGTCTCTATTCTATATACTGCAATATTATTGGATTGTATTGTTTTGGCCGCATTCTTATGGATAAAGGCTTCTAGTGACCTATTGGTCGTAATTGTAGCTGCAATACTGATGGTATTGATTTTTTTAGGTGAAAAATGGTTCCTGAAAAATAAAAGTGAAGAAAAAGAAAAATAG
- a CDS encoding DUF3347 domain-containing protein, giving the protein MKNLKNGVSALLLLTLTFSYAQEKIKLNHDHSKMEMKQTPIEFSNENVANVYEHYEHIKNDLVGSNPGDAQKGAEMLSEALGKVEGADAALSASQKIADTDNLKVQRKAFSELSTEMEALLRGKITSGKLYKDFCPMALNGGAYWLSSIEDIRNPYYGAQMLSCGKVVEVIE; this is encoded by the coding sequence ATGAAGAATTTGAAAAACGGGGTTTCAGCCCTACTGTTACTGACCCTCACTTTTTCTTACGCACAGGAAAAGATAAAGTTGAACCATGACCATAGCAAAATGGAAATGAAGCAAACGCCTATTGAGTTCAGCAATGAAAATGTGGCCAATGTCTACGAACATTACGAACACATCAAAAATGATTTGGTCGGTTCAAATCCGGGAGATGCCCAAAAGGGTGCGGAGATGTTGAGCGAAGCACTTGGTAAAGTTGAAGGTGCCGATGCCGCTTTATCGGCCTCACAAAAGATAGCCGATACGGATAACTTAAAGGTACAGCGAAAAGCATTTTCAGAATTAAGTACTGAAATGGAAGCTCTTTTAAGAGGAAAAATAACATCGGGTAAATTGTATAAGGACTTTTGTCCTATGGCCTTGAATGGAGGCGCCTATTGGTTGTCATCAATTGAGGACATCCGTAATCCCTATTACGGTGCCCAAATGCTCAGTTGCGGAAAAGTGGTGGAAGTAATCGAATAA
- a CDS encoding DUF3347 domain-containing protein: MKRTNVATGILAMAIIALMATSCKDKNKEQENQEGHNTEQMDDSGHMDGTMEDHSQMEQDNMNQGGMAMMSSEVVADYLTLKNALVSDDKDGAATAGEKLEGSLEDFDTSKFSDEQRAELTDIIEDATEHAEHIAKSDIGHQREHFDILSKDVIDLLAIAGSERTLYQAYCPMYNDNKGAQWLSATEEIKNPYYGSKMMTCGSVQKQIN; encoded by the coding sequence ATGAAAAGAACAAATGTAGCAACTGGAATTTTGGCCATGGCAATCATAGCCCTAATGGCCACATCTTGTAAAGACAAGAATAAGGAGCAAGAAAACCAAGAAGGCCACAATACCGAACAAATGGATGACAGCGGCCACATGGACGGTACCATGGAAGACCATTCGCAAATGGAGCAAGATAATATGAACCAGGGCGGAATGGCCATGATGTCATCAGAAGTCGTCGCGGATTATCTAACGCTCAAAAACGCCCTTGTATCAGATGACAAAGACGGTGCAGCAACAGCAGGGGAAAAGCTGGAAGGTAGTCTTGAGGATTTTGACACGAGCAAATTTTCAGACGAACAACGGGCCGAGTTAACAGACATTATTGAAGATGCCACAGAACATGCGGAACATATCGCCAAAAGCGACATCGGGCATCAACGTGAGCACTTTGATATATTGAGCAAAGATGTCATTGACCTTTTGGCCATAGCAGGTTCGGAAAGAACACTTTACCAAGCCTATTGTCCTATGTACAACGATAATAAGGGAGCACAATGGTTAAGTGCCACTGAAGAAATTAAGAATCCTTATTACGGCAGTAAAATGATGACCTGCGGTAGTGTACAAAAGCAGATCAATTAA
- a CDS encoding multicopper oxidase domain-containing protein has translation MKTLKIITLVLFTSSIFAQVGTNGEDRSEEGRPVKEYNLTLEQKEITLGGVTANGMTINGSIPGPTLKFNEGDLAIINVTNKMDKETSVHWHGLILPNFYDGVPYLTTPPIEPGKTFQYRIPINQSGTYWYHSHTMLQEQKGVYGSIVIHPKEKTLDYDKDLVVVLSDWTNEKPMNVLRNLKRGNEWYQVKKGTAVPLSRVIKEGALGAQFKFWRDRMEGADIADVYYPAFLSNGKKLAEYPNFQPGEKVRLRFINAAASTYYWMDFGGGSPMVVSSDGIDVEPISKSRFLFGIAETYDVIVTIPEGTLEITATAQDGSGHTTVRLGQGILYPAKPIDRPDKVAMMKQMAKMDMKMGAPAMVGNQKKKTPEFLMQKYGMKMDMKDEQMNMDMPDRMSMKDGAMKKQMDMNMKMDEKMPMNDGNMNMDNTMVMKKDSMPMNHNKTMDKMNDHMNHDMSKMQKDSSVFDYSTRKTYFNYDFLKAREKTTYEADLPVNDILLNLTGNMQRYVWSMNGVPLSETDKIKIKSGEVTRITLNNLTMMHHPMHLHGHYFRVINENGERSPLKHTVNVPPMQKVVIEFYNEEYGDWFFHCHVLYHMMGGMARVFSYDTPRDERMKDYPVQKLIDETDHYYSWGAARVGSNFNELFLMSSNIRNEFGLRGEFDYNQNAEIEVNYNRYLNDWVRLYAGVNTETSTPDSYDTFNTVGLVGIKYFTPYRFNVDVSMDHQLRPRIRLDRELLIFPRIFLEGEYEYRADFGWVNDLENNKSFESETQWLVGLAYIVSRNFSIQGNYNKRYGWGGGLLVRF, from the coding sequence CCAAGTCGGAACAAACGGAGAAGACAGAAGTGAAGAAGGGCGTCCCGTAAAAGAGTATAACCTTACCCTGGAACAAAAGGAGATCACCCTTGGAGGCGTAACGGCCAATGGAATGACTATAAATGGTAGTATTCCTGGCCCTACGTTAAAATTTAATGAAGGAGACCTTGCCATAATCAATGTAACCAATAAAATGGACAAAGAAACTTCAGTGCATTGGCACGGGTTGATACTTCCAAATTTCTATGACGGTGTACCCTATTTAACTACACCACCAATTGAACCTGGTAAGACATTTCAGTATAGAATTCCTATTAACCAATCGGGTACGTATTGGTATCATTCCCATACAATGTTGCAGGAGCAAAAGGGAGTTTATGGTTCCATAGTCATTCATCCAAAAGAAAAGACATTGGATTATGACAAAGATTTGGTTGTAGTGTTATCTGACTGGACCAATGAAAAACCTATGAACGTTTTGCGTAACCTTAAAAGGGGTAACGAATGGTACCAAGTTAAAAAAGGTACTGCAGTGCCATTAAGTAGAGTCATAAAAGAAGGTGCATTGGGAGCTCAATTTAAGTTTTGGCGCGATAGAATGGAAGGTGCCGATATTGCAGACGTCTATTATCCTGCTTTTTTGTCCAACGGTAAAAAACTAGCAGAGTACCCAAATTTTCAACCCGGTGAAAAAGTAAGGCTTCGCTTTATTAACGCCGCAGCATCTACCTATTATTGGATGGATTTTGGAGGAGGCAGCCCAATGGTTGTCTCAAGTGATGGTATAGATGTGGAACCTATATCCAAAAGCCGATTTCTTTTCGGCATTGCGGAGACCTACGATGTTATCGTTACCATCCCCGAAGGCACATTAGAAATTACTGCTACAGCCCAAGATGGTTCCGGACATACTACCGTGCGTTTAGGGCAAGGTATACTTTATCCTGCAAAACCGATTGACAGACCGGACAAAGTGGCAATGATGAAGCAAATGGCAAAAATGGATATGAAGATGGGCGCGCCCGCAATGGTAGGAAATCAAAAGAAAAAAACACCAGAGTTTTTGATGCAGAAATATGGAATGAAGATGGATATGAAAGATGAACAGATGAACATGGATATGCCCGATAGGATGTCCATGAAAGATGGTGCAATGAAAAAGCAAATGGATATGAACATGAAGATGGATGAGAAAATGCCCATGAACGACGGCAATATGAATATGGACAATACGATGGTAATGAAAAAGGATTCTATGCCAATGAACCATAATAAAACAATGGACAAAATGAATGACCACATGAATCACGATATGTCCAAAATGCAAAAAGACAGTTCCGTTTTCGATTACAGTACCCGTAAAACCTATTTCAACTATGATTTTTTAAAGGCAAGAGAAAAAACCACATATGAAGCAGATTTACCTGTTAATGACATTTTGCTTAATCTGACAGGAAATATGCAACGCTATGTTTGGAGTATGAACGGCGTGCCCTTATCAGAAACTGATAAAATAAAAATCAAAAGTGGGGAGGTCACAAGAATTACCTTGAACAACCTTACTATGATGCACCATCCAATGCATTTACACGGACATTACTTTAGGGTAATCAACGAAAACGGGGAACGCTCGCCCTTAAAACATACTGTTAATGTACCACCGATGCAAAAAGTGGTCATCGAATTTTATAACGAAGAATATGGTGACTGGTTCTTTCATTGTCACGTATTATATCATATGATGGGCGGTATGGCACGCGTATTTAGTTATGATACACCAAGGGATGAAAGAATGAAGGATTATCCAGTTCAAAAACTAATTGACGAGACAGACCACTATTATTCTTGGGGAGCTGCGCGTGTAGGTTCAAACTTTAATGAGCTTTTTTTGATGTCTAGCAACATCCGAAATGAATTTGGACTACGTGGCGAGTTTGATTATAACCAAAATGCCGAGATAGAAGTGAACTACAATCGATACCTCAATGATTGGGTACGCCTGTATGCAGGGGTAAATACCGAAACTTCTACACCAGATTCTTACGATACATTTAATACCGTTGGATTGGTTGGGATTAAATACTTTACGCCTTACAGATTTAATGTAGATGTGAGTATGGACCATCAACTGCGCCCAAGAATACGTTTGGATAGAGAACTATTGATTTTTCCAAGAATTTTTTTGGAAGGAGAATATGAGTACAGAGCGGATTTTGGTTGGGTCAATGATTTGGAAAACAATAAATCTTTTGAAAGTGAAACCCAATGGCTGGTAGGGCTGGCATACATCGTTTCCAGAAACTTTTCCATACAAGGAAATTACAATAAACGTTATGGCTGGGGTGGCGGTCTGTTAGTTAGATTTTAA
- a CDS encoding DUF302 domain-containing protein: MKYYFNKTLNEDFDKVIEKVTEELKNEGFGILTEIDVKETLKKKLDVDFKKYKILGACNPPYAHKALEAEDKIGTMLPCNVIVQEIEEGTVEVAAVNPMASMQAVENEKLNEVADEITSKLEHVIEKL, from the coding sequence ATGAAGTATTATTTCAATAAAACGCTGAACGAAGACTTTGACAAAGTAATCGAAAAGGTTACCGAGGAACTAAAAAACGAAGGTTTTGGTATTCTGACCGAAATCGATGTGAAGGAGACCTTGAAAAAGAAATTGGACGTCGATTTCAAAAAATATAAAATTCTGGGTGCCTGTAACCCTCCTTATGCACATAAGGCATTGGAAGCCGAAGATAAGATAGGCACTATGCTGCCATGTAACGTAATCGTGCAGGAAATCGAGGAAGGTACGGTAGAAGTTGCCGCAGTAAACCCGATGGCCTCGATGCAAGCGGTAGAAAACGAAAAATTGAACGAGGTGGCCGATGAGATAACTTCCAAGCTTGAGCATGTGATCGAAAAACTTTAA
- a CDS encoding SHOCT domain-containing protein, with amino-acid sequence MMMWWWILIPIILILAIFLFRGGSPRSSKNKENPMDILDNRFAKGEISKDEYEEQKRTINSKN; translated from the coding sequence ATGATGATGTGGTGGTGGATACTGATACCGATTATTTTGATATTGGCCATATTCCTTTTCAGAGGAGGAAGTCCGCGAAGCTCTAAAAACAAGGAAAATCCTATGGATATCCTAGACAACCGTTTCGCAAAGGGCGAAATATCAAAAGATGAATACGAAGAACAAAAACGAACGATTAACTCTAAAAACTAA
- a CDS encoding ion channel, whose product MSEEKDIETTAAFYGQLFNSSKYVLLVVLVATAIGLYVLLNINATYAVIILLALTLIKIGFIIALSFNQLMKIIGQSHLLSHVLVLFGFLIVLIVFSFAIDYTALHLFDSAHFKINNSSGSNRLLAFFDMSYFSLITFSSVGYGDIVPITVTAKTLVALEVALRFFVLVFGIANVNRIRVNK is encoded by the coding sequence ATGAGTGAAGAAAAAGATATAGAAACTACAGCTGCCTTTTATGGGCAACTTTTCAATAGTTCAAAGTACGTGCTACTGGTAGTGCTTGTTGCTACAGCTATCGGGCTGTATGTCCTACTTAATATTAACGCTACTTATGCTGTAATTATACTTTTGGCCCTTACGCTAATAAAAATAGGATTTATCATAGCCTTATCTTTCAATCAATTGATGAAAATTATTGGTCAGAGCCATTTGTTAAGCCACGTTTTGGTTTTGTTCGGATTTCTAATTGTACTGATAGTTTTTTCATTTGCAATAGATTACACGGCATTGCACCTTTTTGATTCTGCTCATTTTAAGATAAATAATAGTTCGGGAAGTAATAGGCTGTTGGCATTTTTCGATATGTCCTATTTCAGTCTAATTACCTTCTCATCTGTGGGCTACGGCGATATAGTTCCAATAACAGTTACAGCTAAAACCTTGGTGGCACTTGAGGTGGCGCTTAGATTTTTTGTACTTGTTTTTGGTATCGCAAATGTGAATAGAATTCGAGTAAATAAATAA
- a CDS encoding heme-binding domain-containing protein, which yields MKAVKVTGWILLVALVGIQFMPTERNQSDLIPKTDFMVVNEVPKNIESVIKTSCYDCHSNNTDYPWYNKVQPVAWYLEDHVEHGKEELNFNEWDSYSSRRKNSKLKSIISQIEDDEMPLPSYTLIHRDARLSDTEKKIVLDWVSKLKDSL from the coding sequence GTGAAGGCGGTAAAGGTCACAGGATGGATTTTGCTGGTTGCGTTGGTGGGCATCCAGTTTATGCCCACCGAACGCAATCAAAGCGATTTGATACCCAAAACGGATTTTATGGTCGTTAACGAGGTGCCAAAAAATATCGAGAGCGTCATCAAAACCTCCTGTTATGACTGCCATAGCAACAATACCGACTATCCTTGGTACAACAAGGTACAACCGGTTGCGTGGTACTTGGAAGACCATGTGGAGCATGGCAAGGAAGAATTGAATTTTAATGAATGGGATTCCTATTCATCACGAAGAAAGAATAGCAAGTTAAAATCAATTATAAGTCAAATCGAGGATGATGAAATGCCCCTTCCATCGTACACGCTCATCCACAGGGATGCAAGACTTTCGGACACCGAAAAGAAAATCGTTTTGGATTGGGTATCAAAATTAAAGGACAGTCTATAA
- a CDS encoding DUF302 domain-containing protein, producing MENGKDKTKEIPTQDYSESMNTRYCVTERYNLTFGEAVKNVKNQLDRLGLDIVSEFDVKEYLGAKMKDMPKHLILLVCDQDTAADLIANDIQMGILFPCNVTIKELEDESVVEVSMEDTSVTWSSSLKKDVEEIAKKTKGNLKKVLDNIGRTNFKL from the coding sequence ATGGAAAATGGCAAAGACAAAACAAAGGAAATTCCCACTCAAGATTATAGCGAGAGCATGAATACCCGCTATTGTGTCACAGAAAGATATAACCTCACTTTTGGGGAAGCGGTCAAAAATGTGAAGAATCAACTTGATAGGTTGGGCCTTGATATCGTGTCCGAGTTCGATGTCAAGGAATATTTGGGCGCAAAAATGAAAGATATGCCCAAGCATCTTATTCTCTTGGTCTGTGACCAAGATACCGCCGCTGACCTGATTGCCAACGATATTCAAATGGGCATCTTGTTTCCCTGTAATGTGACCATTAAAGAGTTAGAGGATGAATCGGTGGTAGAGGTTTCAATGGAGGATACTTCGGTTACCTGGTCTTCTTCCCTTAAAAAGGATGTCGAAGAAATAGCAAAAAAAACGAAGGGAAATCTAAAGAAGGTCCTTGACAATATTGGACGAACAAATTTTAAACTGTAA